Genomic segment of Pseudovibrio brasiliensis:
GCCTTGCTGATGTTCTCAGACCGCGGGGGGCATCCTGATGACCAACCAAAACGAAAGCCTGTTACAGGTTCGCGATCTCACCACCACCTTTCACAGCAAGGGCCGCGTTCTGCGTGCCGTTGATGGCATCTTCTTTGATGTCCGCGCTGGTGAAGTGCTTGGTCTGGTGGGAGAAAGCGGCTCCGGTAAATCCATCACCCTACGCTCCATCATCGGCCTCGCCCGTGATTACGGCACGGTGGAAGGCAATGTCTACTGGAAAGGAGAGGATCTGCTCGCTCGTACTGACAAACAGCTGCAATCTGTGCGGGGCAGCCAGATCTCCATGATCTTTCAAGAGCCCATGACCTCACTCAACCCGCTGCTTACCGTTGGCTTGCAGATTGAGGAAAACCTGAAGGCCCACACGGATCTGGACCGCCGCGCCCGCACAGCTCGTGCCATTGAACTGCTAGACATGGTCGGCATTCCAAGCGCGGCATCCCGGCTCAAGGATTTTCCGCACCAGTTCTCTGGCGGTATGCGCCAACGAGTGATGATCGCCATCGCGCTGGCGTCCAATCCGGAACTGTTGCTGGCAGATGAACCGACCACCGCGCTAGACGTGACCATTCAGGATCAGATCCTGCAGCTGCTGCTGTCACTGGCTAAAGACCTCAACATGGCGATTGTGCTGGTGACTCACGATTTGGGCGTGGTCGCCCAAACCTGTGATCGTGTAGCGGTGATGTACGCTGGTCGATTGGTAGAAACCGGCTCTGTTCGCGATGTACTGAAACGACCTCAGCACCCTTACACACTCGGCCTGCTGAAGTCGGTACCGGAAAACATTCCTCCCCGCACACCACTGTACTCTGTGCCCGGCACACCACCGGCACTGGATGCCCTGCCCAAAGGATGTGCCTTCGCACCGCGCTGTCTGAAAGTGGAGGATGTGTGTCTTGGTACCAAACCACCACTGGCGGTTCTGGGGAATGGAATATCGTCGGCCTGTCATTTCACGGCAGACATTCGTGAGGAGGTGCTGGCATGACTTATGAAGCTCCGGTTCTGGAAGTTGAAGGCCTGCATTTACACTTTCCGCTCAAAAGAACCCTCTTCGACGCAATTCAACGCAAAGAAAAACGCATCGTCAAAGCCCTCAATGGGGTTAGCCTTGAGGTAAAACGGGGTGAAACCCTTGGCATTGTTGGTGAATCTGGCTGCGGAAAGTCCACTCTAGCACGCTGTCTGGCTCGTCTTTATGAGGCAGACAAAGGCACCATTCGCTATGACGGGCAAGAGGTTGCCGCCAAAGATGCTGGCGCATTGCGGGAGTATAACCGCAAGGTCCAGATGATGTTTCAGGACCCTTACTCCTCCCTCAATCCCCGCATGACAGTGCGGCAAGTGCTGAGCGAAGCCCTGCGCGTTCACAACATGCGTCCTTCTGAGCAGATCGAGACCCGCATTGCCGAGCTGCTGGATCTGGTCCGTCTGCCGCAAGATGCTGCGGATAAGCTCCCGCACGAGTTTTCAGGAGGACAACGCCAACGCATTGCCATTGCACGTGCTTTGTCGGTGGAGCCGGAGGTGCTTGTGGC
This window contains:
- a CDS encoding ABC transporter ATP-binding protein, with protein sequence MTYEAPVLEVEGLHLHFPLKRTLFDAIQRKEKRIVKALNGVSLEVKRGETLGIVGESGCGKSTLARCLARLYEADKGTIRYDGQEVAAKDAGALREYNRKVQMMFQDPYSSLNPRMTVRQVLSEALRVHNMRPSEQIETRIAELLDLVRLPQDAADKLPHEFSGGQRQRIAIARALSVEPEVLVADELVSALDVSVQAQVVNLLLELQEKLGLTILFVAHDLRLVRHVSHRVAVIYLGSIVEIGDSEQLFNAPRHPYSKALLAAAPSLDPDKRHTRPSISGELPSPLNVPKGCAFHARCPHASGRCQSEIPRLRAMDELGKVACHHAEALLSATNPIK
- a CDS encoding ABC transporter ATP-binding protein is translated as MTNQNESLLQVRDLTTTFHSKGRVLRAVDGIFFDVRAGEVLGLVGESGSGKSITLRSIIGLARDYGTVEGNVYWKGEDLLARTDKQLQSVRGSQISMIFQEPMTSLNPLLTVGLQIEENLKAHTDLDRRARTARAIELLDMVGIPSAASRLKDFPHQFSGGMRQRVMIAIALASNPELLLADEPTTALDVTIQDQILQLLLSLAKDLNMAIVLVTHDLGVVAQTCDRVAVMYAGRLVETGSVRDVLKRPQHPYTLGLLKSVPENIPPRTPLYSVPGTPPALDALPKGCAFAPRCLKVEDVCLGTKPPLAVLGNGISSACHFTADIREEVLA